In Afipia sp. GAS231, a single window of DNA contains:
- the soxX gene encoding sulfur oxidation c-type cytochrome SoxX, translating to MLLLAGIVAFANPAHAQSAAAEGQKIAFDRGKGNCLTCHVIKGGDLPGSIAPELVDIKHKYPNRADLVAILTDETLRNPLTVMPPFGRNRILTEQEINAVVDFLQTL from the coding sequence CTGCTGTTGCTGGCTGGTATCGTGGCATTCGCAAATCCTGCCCATGCGCAGTCGGCGGCCGCCGAAGGCCAGAAGATCGCCTTCGACCGCGGCAAGGGCAATTGCCTGACCTGCCATGTCATCAAGGGCGGCGACCTGCCCGGCTCGATCGCGCCGGAGCTGGTCGACATCAAGCACAAATATCCCAATCGCGCCGATCTCGTCGCCATTCTGACCGACGAAACCCTACGCAATCCGCTGACAGTGATGCCTCCGTTCGGACGAAACCGGATCCTGACCGAACAGGAGATCAACGCAGTGGTGGATTTCCTGCAGACGCTGTGA
- a CDS encoding c-type cytochrome, with product MFSSREHSFRVGFGLVFGSVLGLILATDTFAGAAEPGRYFYGSKATPEQIAGWEIDVRGDDGVGLPAGSGTVERGAEVFAEQCAACHGTFGEGEGRYPKLVGGQGTLRGERPEPTVGSYWPFAPTLWDYINRAMPMPAPHTLSADDVYALTAYVLNLNDIVPNEFVADRTSLPTVKMPNRESFIWTDPRPDTMAKPCMNACIDPAETRIVSTAEGKQLTPRTTGPLDTMQSK from the coding sequence ATGTTCAGCTCGCGTGAGCATTCCTTCCGGGTCGGCTTTGGCCTGGTCTTTGGCTCGGTCTTGGGCCTGATCCTAGCCACCGACACCTTCGCGGGCGCAGCAGAGCCCGGGCGGTATTTTTATGGCAGCAAAGCCACGCCCGAACAGATCGCCGGATGGGAAATCGACGTGCGCGGAGACGACGGCGTCGGCCTGCCCGCCGGCAGCGGCACCGTCGAACGGGGCGCGGAGGTCTTTGCCGAGCAGTGCGCCGCCTGCCATGGAACCTTCGGCGAAGGCGAAGGCCGCTATCCCAAGCTCGTCGGCGGCCAGGGAACGCTCAGGGGGGAACGGCCCGAGCCGACGGTCGGCAGCTACTGGCCGTTTGCGCCGACCTTATGGGATTACATTAACCGCGCCATGCCGATGCCTGCGCCCCACACATTGTCAGCCGATGACGTTTATGCTTTGACAGCCTATGTTCTGAACCTGAACGACATCGTTCCAAATGAATTCGTTGCCGACAGGACCAGCCTGCCCACCGTCAAAATGCCCAATCGCGAAAGTTTCATCTGGACCGATCCAAGACCTGATACGATGGCCAAGCCATGCATGAACGCCTGCATCGATCCCGCGGAAACAAGGATTGTGTCCACGGCCGAAGGCAAGCAATTGACGCCGCGCACGACGGGACCGCTCGATACCATGCAGTCAAAGTAG
- the soxC gene encoding sulfite dehydrogenase encodes MRPSGWRSISVSSNVAGTPLGRRSFLGLGAALTGSLAIGARPALAEPAAASPPADAPWSQSIGAGVVDRPYGRPADTEAGVIRRNVPWLTAGAESSVSFSPLQDLHGIITPNGLFFERHHAGRPDIDPDQHRLMIHGLVERPLVLTMKDIVRFPSTSRIHFIECPANGGMEWRAAQVNSLQFNHGMISCAEWTGVKLSTLLDEVGVRKEAKWAMVEGADGAHMNRSLTLDKCLDDCLVVYAQNGEALRPEQGYPLRLVVPGWEGNVNIKWLRRIKLGDKPWFSREETSKYTDLMPDGTSRGFTWLIDAKSVITFPCPEKPLSGPGLYEIRGLAWTGNGKVKRVDVSTDGGVNWQTARLHEPVLSKALTKFTLPWHWDGRPALLESRAIDETGYVQPTIAQLRTQRGTNSVYHNNSIQTWQIKPDGSVFDVQLA; translated from the coding sequence ATGCGGCCCAGCGGCTGGCGCAGCATATCTGTATCGTCGAACGTTGCCGGCACGCCGCTCGGACGACGCTCCTTTCTGGGTCTCGGCGCCGCCTTGACCGGCAGCCTCGCGATCGGTGCGAGGCCAGCCCTTGCTGAGCCCGCGGCCGCCTCCCCGCCCGCGGATGCGCCCTGGTCGCAATCGATCGGCGCAGGCGTGGTCGATCGCCCCTATGGCAGGCCCGCCGACACCGAGGCCGGCGTGATCAGGCGCAACGTCCCGTGGCTGACCGCAGGCGCCGAATCTTCCGTCAGCTTTTCACCGTTGCAGGACCTGCACGGCATCATCACGCCCAATGGCCTGTTTTTCGAACGCCATCATGCAGGACGGCCAGACATCGATCCCGACCAGCACCGATTGATGATCCATGGCCTGGTCGAGCGTCCGCTGGTCCTCACCATGAAGGACATCGTGCGCTTTCCATCAACGTCGCGCATCCATTTCATCGAATGCCCGGCCAATGGCGGCATGGAATGGCGCGCCGCGCAGGTCAACTCGCTGCAGTTCAATCATGGCATGATCAGTTGCGCGGAATGGACCGGCGTGAAGCTATCGACCCTGCTCGACGAGGTCGGGGTCAGGAAGGAAGCGAAATGGGCGATGGTCGAGGGCGCCGACGGCGCGCACATGAACCGCAGCCTGACGCTCGACAAATGTCTCGACGATTGTCTCGTGGTCTACGCACAAAATGGCGAAGCGCTGCGGCCGGAACAGGGTTACCCATTGCGGCTGGTCGTGCCGGGCTGGGAAGGCAACGTCAACATCAAGTGGCTGCGACGGATCAAGCTTGGCGACAAGCCCTGGTTTTCCCGCGAAGAAACTTCGAAATATACCGACCTGATGCCGGACGGCACCTCACGCGGGTTCACCTGGCTGATCGACGCCAAGTCGGTGATCACATTCCCCTGTCCGGAAAAGCCGCTCAGTGGCCCAGGCCTCTATGAGATCAGGGGATTGGCGTGGACCGGCAATGGCAAGGTCAAACGTGTCGACGTCTCGACCGACGGCGGCGTCAACTGGCAGACCGCACGGCTGCATGAACCGGTACTGTCGAAGGCGCTGACAAAATTCACGCTACCCTGGCACTGGGATGGCCGGCCCGCGCTGCTGGAATCGCGGGCGATCGACGAAACCGGCTACGTGCAACCGACCATTGCGCAGCTGCGAACGCAGCGCGGGACGAATTCGGTCTATCACAACAATTCGATCCAGACCTGGCAGATCAAGCCTGACGGGAGCGTGTTCGATGTTCAGCTCGCGTGA
- a CDS encoding helix-turn-helix transcriptional regulator, which yields MRAAAAKGTTPTKTSADDAASLKKLAKQAGAAAQLLKLLGHEKRLLVLCFLAVRGEMTAGELVGVAKLSQSALSQHLAKLRADGLVEFRRAAQTLHYRVVDQRALRVLQLLKEIYCGDLK from the coding sequence ATGCGAGCGGCTGCGGCAAAAGGCACGACACCCACCAAGACCAGCGCTGACGACGCGGCTTCACTGAAGAAACTCGCCAAGCAGGCTGGTGCGGCCGCGCAACTTCTCAAATTGCTGGGTCACGAGAAGCGTCTGCTGGTTCTTTGTTTTCTGGCAGTTCGTGGCGAGATGACCGCCGGTGAACTCGTCGGCGTCGCCAAGCTCAGCCAGTCGGCGCTGTCTCAACACCTTGCAAAATTGCGCGCCGACGGCCTGGTTGAATTCCGGCGGGCGGCGCAGACGCTGCATTACCGCGTCGTCGACCAGCGTGCCTTGCGCGTCTTGCAATTGCTGAAGGAAATCTATTGCGGGGATCTGAAATGA
- a CDS encoding DUF938 domain-containing protein gives MAEYVVEFGKDGRPVEPDGRLDAAAFHRNHGPIWAVLQKFLAGKSGDVLEAGSGTGQHVVHFATHTPDITWWPSDTNERHLSSIAAWRAHAGLPNIRPPMPIDLSDPAWCPAMQDGSGPGELLAVFCANVVHIAPWRVAQGLFAGAARYLRPGGRLYLYGPFKRDGKHTALSNAVFDTSLRQRDAEWGVRDIGELGALADRVGLALVETVQMPANNMILVFARPPKGDAGAITEG, from the coding sequence ATGGCGGAATATGTCGTTGAATTCGGCAAGGATGGCCGGCCAGTCGAGCCCGATGGGCGGCTGGATGCGGCGGCGTTCCATCGCAACCATGGGCCGATCTGGGCGGTGCTGCAGAAATTCCTCGCCGGCAAATCCGGCGATGTGCTGGAGGCCGGCAGCGGTACCGGCCAGCATGTGGTTCATTTCGCGACGCACACGCCTGATATCACCTGGTGGCCGAGCGATACCAACGAGCGCCATCTGAGTAGCATCGCGGCTTGGCGTGCGCATGCAGGCCTGCCGAACATTCGTCCGCCCATGCCGATCGACTTGTCGGATCCTGCGTGGTGCCCAGCAATGCAGGACGGCAGCGGTCCCGGTGAATTGCTGGCGGTGTTCTGCGCCAACGTCGTTCACATCGCGCCATGGCGCGTGGCCCAGGGGTTGTTTGCCGGTGCGGCGCGATATCTGCGGCCGGGCGGGCGACTGTATCTCTACGGGCCGTTCAAGCGTGACGGCAAGCACACCGCGCTCTCTAACGCCGTGTTCGACACCAGCCTGCGCCAGCGCGATGCCGAATGGGGTGTGCGCGACATCGGAGAGCTCGGTGCATTGGCCGATCGTGTCGGCCTCGCGCTGGTCGAAACCGTGCAAATGCCCGCCAACAACATGATTCTGGTGTTTGCGCGACCACCAAAGGGTGACGCGGGGGCGATCACCGAGGGGTGA
- a CDS encoding MFS transporter, which produces MLDTTATQEIADDARARANVLRLAAAQALTGANSAVIFATGSIVGATLAPSISLATVPLSMYVLGLAAGTLPTGAISRAYGRRVAFIIGTFCGVLTGALGAFAILHASFWLFCGATFLGGLYGAVSQSYRFAAADGASAAFRPKAVSWVMAGGVFAGVLGPQLVQWTMDIWPPYLFAFSFVMQALVALVAMAVLSGVDAPKPAAADMHGGRPLFEIARQPRFIAAAMCGVIAYPMMNLVMTSAPLAMKMCGLTVSDSNFGIQWHIVAMYGPSFFTGSLIARFGAPRIVALGLVLEATGAAIGLSGITAMHFWATLFVLGIGWNFAFVGASALVLETHRPQERNKVQAFNDFLVFGMMAVGSFSSGQLLAHYGWSAVNMVVFPPVLLGLGILLFASFARRRASVQAVEEIPEPAFD; this is translated from the coding sequence ATGTTGGATACGACAGCCACGCAAGAGATCGCTGACGACGCGCGGGCGCGCGCCAACGTGTTGCGGCTGGCCGCGGCGCAGGCGCTGACCGGCGCCAATTCGGCGGTGATTTTCGCCACCGGCTCGATCGTCGGCGCGACCTTGGCGCCGTCGATCTCGCTCGCGACCGTGCCGCTGTCGATGTACGTGCTCGGCCTTGCCGCCGGCACGCTGCCGACCGGCGCGATCTCGCGCGCCTATGGCCGCCGCGTCGCCTTCATCATCGGTACCTTCTGTGGCGTGCTGACCGGCGCGCTCGGCGCATTCGCGATCCTGCATGCATCGTTCTGGCTGTTTTGCGGCGCGACGTTCCTCGGGGGGCTCTATGGCGCGGTGTCGCAGTCCTATCGCTTCGCGGCGGCCGACGGCGCCAGCGCCGCGTTCCGGCCCAAGGCCGTATCGTGGGTGATGGCGGGCGGCGTGTTCGCCGGTGTGCTTGGTCCGCAACTCGTGCAGTGGACCATGGATATCTGGCCGCCGTACCTGTTCGCCTTTAGTTTCGTGATGCAGGCGCTGGTCGCGCTGGTGGCGATGGCGGTGCTGTCGGGCGTTGACGCGCCGAAGCCGGCGGCTGCCGATATGCACGGTGGCCGGCCGTTGTTCGAGATCGCGCGCCAGCCGCGCTTCATCGCCGCTGCCATGTGCGGGGTGATCGCCTATCCCATGATGAACCTGGTGATGACGTCGGCGCCGCTGGCGATGAAGATGTGCGGACTGACCGTCAGCGATTCCAACTTCGGCATTCAGTGGCACATCGTGGCGATGTACGGGCCGAGCTTCTTCACGGGTTCGCTGATCGCGCGCTTCGGTGCGCCGAGAATCGTTGCGCTCGGCCTGGTTCTCGAGGCGACGGGGGCGGCGATCGGGCTATCCGGTATCACCGCGATGCATTTCTGGGCGACGCTGTTCGTGCTCGGAATCGGCTGGAATTTCGCCTTTGTCGGCGCTTCCGCGCTGGTGCTGGAGACTCATCGGCCGCAGGAACGCAACAAGGTGCAGGCCTTCAACGATTTTCTGGTGTTCGGGATGATGGCGGTGGGCTCGTTCTCGTCTGGCCAGTTGCTGGCCCATTACGGCTGGTCCGCCGTCAACATGGTGGTGTTCCCGCCGGTGCTGCTCGGGCTCGGAATCTTGCTGTTTGCGTCGTTCGCCAGGCGGCGGGCGAGCGTGCAGGCGGTCGAGGAAATTCCCGAGCCGGCATTCGATTGA
- a CDS encoding nuclear transport factor 2 family protein, whose product MPTRARLDEFIAAVVSGDHDGAIERYYTEDASMQENAAPPRVGRDVLVAHERAALARAKSVTSICVASVVEGDRVAINWVFEFVYHSGKTGRFDEVALQEWRGDRIFRERFFYEPAKPKADS is encoded by the coding sequence ATGCCGACGCGCGCCCGTCTCGATGAGTTCATTGCGGCCGTCGTCTCCGGCGACCATGACGGCGCCATCGAGCGCTATTACACCGAAGACGCCAGCATGCAGGAGAACGCCGCCCCGCCCAGGGTCGGCCGCGACGTGCTGGTGGCGCATGAGCGCGCCGCACTCGCGCGCGCCAAGAGCGTGACCTCGATCTGCGTGGCGTCGGTGGTCGAGGGCGACCGGGTCGCGATCAACTGGGTGTTCGAATTCGTCTATCATTCCGGCAAGACCGGACGGTTCGATGAAGTCGCATTGCAGGAATGGCGTGGCGACCGGATTTTCCGCGAGCGGTTCTTCTATGAACCGGCGAAGCCAAAGGCGGATAGCTGA
- a CDS encoding MFS transporter: MDASSHITLDETSIRYDGWRIVVVCFLLATFGWGLGFYGQSVYVAELHRLHGWPASLISSGTTFFYLFGAALVAFVAEAIKAFGPRKCLIAGTFAMAAAAVAIGQVKEPWQLFLANAVLAFGWAGTSLSIINNTLGLWFDKKRGMAISLALNGASFGGIVGVPLLVAAIGYFGFSGAMIAAAVVMVALMVPVILIFVGRPPVHAYMSAVAVADAPSPTQIRARAFRDIGFLSVSIAFALVLFAQVGFIVHLISFLDSGIGREKAALAVAVLTAMAVVGRVLFSFVIDRLHQRLASSLSFISQAGALLVLINVHNDIAVIAACAVFGFSVGNLITLPSLIVQREFDPRSFGVLVSLITAINQITYAFGPGVVGLLRDMSGSYALPFYGCIGVELTAAVLVMMRGRKPSLRGA; the protein is encoded by the coding sequence TTGGACGCTTCCAGTCACATCACGTTGGACGAAACCTCCATCCGCTATGACGGCTGGCGCATTGTCGTCGTCTGCTTCTTGCTGGCGACGTTCGGCTGGGGGCTCGGCTTCTACGGCCAGAGCGTCTATGTCGCCGAACTGCATCGGCTGCACGGCTGGCCGGCGTCGCTGATCTCGTCCGGCACGACCTTCTTCTACCTGTTCGGCGCGGCGCTGGTCGCTTTTGTCGCCGAGGCGATCAAGGCGTTCGGGCCGCGCAAGTGCCTGATCGCGGGCACCTTCGCGATGGCCGCGGCCGCGGTCGCGATCGGTCAGGTCAAAGAACCGTGGCAGCTTTTTCTCGCCAACGCGGTGCTGGCGTTCGGCTGGGCCGGCACCAGCCTCAGCATCATCAACAACACGCTCGGGCTCTGGTTCGACAAGAAGCGCGGCATGGCGATCAGCCTGGCCCTGAACGGCGCCAGCTTTGGCGGCATCGTCGGCGTGCCGCTGCTGGTAGCGGCGATCGGCTATTTCGGCTTTTCCGGCGCGATGATCGCGGCCGCCGTGGTGATGGTCGCGCTGATGGTGCCGGTGATCCTGATTTTCGTCGGACGACCGCCGGTCCACGCCTATATGAGTGCCGTAGCCGTGGCCGATGCGCCGTCGCCGACGCAGATCCGGGCGCGGGCGTTTCGCGATATCGGCTTCCTCTCGGTGTCGATCGCGTTCGCGCTGGTGCTGTTCGCGCAGGTCGGTTTCATCGTTCACCTGATCTCGTTTCTGGACTCGGGGATCGGGCGCGAGAAGGCAGCGCTAGCGGTAGCCGTCCTGACCGCGATGGCGGTGGTCGGCCGCGTATTGTTTTCCTTTGTGATCGACCGGCTCCATCAGCGGCTGGCGTCGTCGCTGTCGTTCATCAGCCAGGCCGGCGCGCTGCTGGTCCTGATCAACGTGCACAATGATATTGCCGTCATCGCGGCCTGCGCGGTGTTCGGATTTTCGGTCGGCAACCTGATCACGCTGCCGTCGCTGATCGTGCAGCGCGAGTTCGACCCGCGTTCGTTCGGCGTGCTGGTCAGCCTGATCACGGCGATCAACCAGATCACCTACGCGTTCGGCCCTGGCGTGGTCGGACTGCTGCGCGATATGTCCGGCAGTTACGCACTGCCGTTCTACGGCTGCATCGGGGTCGAGTTGACGGCTGCGGTGCTGGTTATGATGAGAGGAAGGAAGCCGTCATTGCGAGGAGCGTAG
- a CDS encoding VOC family protein, which translates to MSENPPIIAGTRIGHVHLKVADLDRALGFYCGVLGFEVMQKMGSAAAFISAGGYHHHIGLNTWESKGGHPPPPGTTGLFHTAILYPSRPALADALHRVMQAGIQLDGASDHGVSEALYLRDPDENGVELYRDRPQEEWPRTPDGVLSMFTKRLDLDDLLRQRES; encoded by the coding sequence ATGTCCGAAAATCCACCCATCATTGCCGGTACGCGGATCGGGCATGTTCACCTCAAGGTCGCCGATCTCGATCGCGCGCTGGGGTTTTATTGCGGCGTGCTCGGCTTCGAGGTGATGCAAAAGATGGGCTCGGCCGCAGCGTTCATTTCGGCCGGCGGCTATCACCACCACATCGGTCTCAACACCTGGGAGAGCAAGGGCGGTCATCCGCCGCCGCCGGGCACCACCGGGCTGTTCCACACCGCGATCCTCTACCCCTCGCGCCCGGCGCTTGCGGATGCGCTGCACCGGGTGATGCAGGCCGGCATCCAGCTCGACGGCGCCAGCGACCACGGCGTCAGCGAGGCGCTTTACTTGCGCGACCCCGACGAGAACGGCGTCGAGCTCTATCGCGATCGCCCGCAGGAAGAGTGGCCGCGCACGCCTGACGGTGTGCTGTCGATGTTCACGAAGCGGCTGGATCTCGACGATTTGCTGCGACAGAGGGAAAGCTAA
- a CDS encoding carboxymuconolactone decarboxylase family protein has product MRLKLLSPGEMNAEQKETYDESIAGKRGAPPAPMMAWLNSPPMAKHATRLGEQLRFNTIFPAKLSEIAILVTARHWTSHYEWFAHKRLALKGGMDPDIIDDIRDRRTPDFDDPKGQLIYEVAKSLHEGHGISNSLYDEAVKVLTERGVVEVIGLCGYYTMVSMTLNTFEFGLPEGEVSDLA; this is encoded by the coding sequence ATGCGGCTGAAGTTGCTTTCGCCAGGCGAAATGAACGCCGAGCAAAAAGAAACCTACGACGAGTCGATCGCCGGCAAGCGCGGCGCCCCGCCGGCGCCGATGATGGCCTGGCTCAACAGCCCCCCGATGGCCAAGCATGCCACCCGGCTGGGCGAGCAACTTCGCTTCAACACCATCTTTCCGGCGAAACTGTCAGAGATCGCGATCCTCGTCACCGCCCGGCACTGGACCTCGCATTACGAATGGTTTGCGCACAAGCGGCTGGCGCTGAAAGGCGGCATGGACCCTGACATCATCGACGATATCAGGGATCGCCGGACGCCTGACTTCGACGATCCAAAAGGCCAGCTGATTTATGAGGTCGCCAAGTCGCTGCACGAAGGCCACGGCATCTCCAACTCGCTGTACGACGAGGCCGTGAAAGTGCTGACCGAACGCGGCGTTGTCGAAGTCATCGGCCTGTGCGGCTATTACACCATGGTGTCGATGACGCTGAACACGTTCGAGTTCGGGCTGCCCGAGGGCGAAGTCTCCGACCTTGCGTGA
- a CDS encoding acyl-CoA dehydrogenase family protein: MSDLENFRRETRTWLEANCPPEMRKPMTSESDTFWGGRNAKFSSEPQRVWFERMRDKGWTVPHWPKEYGGGGLDPEQAKIVRQEMAAIGARQPLVSFGISMLGPALLHYGTEAQKKAYLPDITAGKIRWCQGYSEPNAGSDLASLQTRAESDGDDFVITGQKIWTSYANHADWIFCLVRTDASAKKHDGISFILFDMTSKGVTTKPILLISGYSPFCETFFDGVRVPKSHVVGTVNRGWDVAKYLLQHERAMISGMGERGVGRPLGQVAADSVGTDEQGRLEDSMLRSQISTFEIDEAALSAAAERAVDLAKAGQSHPAFSSAMKYYGTELNKRRYEILMSAGGADALEWESERSRGGARPRAWLRTKANSIEGGTSEVMLGIVAKRILDLPGA; encoded by the coding sequence ATGTCCGATCTGGAAAATTTTCGCCGTGAGACCCGCACCTGGCTGGAGGCCAACTGCCCGCCGGAGATGCGCAAGCCGATGACGTCGGAAAGCGACACCTTCTGGGGTGGCCGCAACGCCAAGTTCTCGTCCGAGCCGCAGCGCGTCTGGTTCGAGCGGATGCGCGACAAGGGCTGGACCGTGCCGCATTGGCCAAAAGAATATGGCGGCGGCGGCCTCGATCCCGAGCAGGCCAAGATCGTGCGCCAAGAGATGGCGGCGATCGGCGCGCGGCAGCCGCTGGTCTCGTTCGGGATTTCCATGCTCGGGCCGGCGCTGCTGCACTACGGCACCGAGGCGCAGAAGAAAGCCTATCTGCCCGATATCACGGCGGGAAAAATCCGCTGGTGCCAGGGCTATTCCGAGCCGAATGCCGGATCGGACCTCGCCTCGCTGCAGACCCGCGCCGAGAGCGACGGCGACGATTTCGTCATCACCGGCCAGAAGATCTGGACGTCGTATGCGAACCATGCCGACTGGATCTTTTGCCTGGTGCGTACGGATGCGTCGGCGAAGAAGCACGACGGCATCAGCTTCATCCTGTTCGACATGACGTCGAAAGGCGTGACGACCAAGCCGATCCTGCTGATCTCCGGCTACTCGCCGTTCTGCGAAACCTTCTTCGACGGTGTACGCGTGCCGAAATCGCATGTGGTCGGCACCGTCAACCGCGGCTGGGATGTCGCAAAGTATCTGCTGCAGCACGAACGCGCGATGATCTCGGGGATGGGCGAGCGTGGCGTCGGCCGGCCGCTCGGCCAGGTCGCCGCCGACTCCGTCGGCACCGACGAGCAGGGCCGGCTGGAGGATTCCATGCTGCGCAGCCAGATTTCGACTTTCGAGATCGACGAGGCGGCGCTGTCGGCAGCGGCGGAGCGCGCGGTCGATCTTGCCAAGGCCGGCCAGTCGCATCCGGCGTTTTCCTCGGCGATGAAGTATTACGGCACCGAGCTCAACAAGCGCCGCTACGAAATCCTGATGTCGGCCGGCGGCGCCGATGCGCTGGAATGGGAAAGCGAACGCTCGCGCGGCGGCGCCCGCCCGCGCGCCTGGCTGCGCACCAAGGCCAATTCGATCGAGGGCGGCACCTCAGAGGTGATGCTCGGTATCGTCGCCAAGCGCATCCTCGATTTGCCGGGGGCGTAG
- a CDS encoding acyl-CoA dehydrogenase family protein, translated as MALVLTEEQSMLRDSARGLISDKAPVSHLRQLRDAKDATGFSRDLWKAFAEMGFAGLLVPENFGGSGLGCVEAGVVMEEIGRTLMPSPFLSTAVLAASALSRGGSEAQKSQHLPKISDGSLLAAFAVDEGAKHRPLQIKLQAVRSGNGFKLNGAKAFVVDGHTADLLIVAARSGGAVGERDGLTLFLVDPKAKGIAIERTAMVDSHNAARIEFADVEVNADHVLGEVDQGGVLLEGLLNIGRGAVASEMVGLSEEVFGRTVTYLKERKQFGKLIGEFQALQHRAAELYIDIEITRAAVLKALQTLDGDFDHASAAVAVAKARAGTSATRAVQEGVQMHGGMGMTDQFDIGFFMKRARVCQELFGDSNYHADQLARMKSY; from the coding sequence ATGGCACTCGTCCTCACCGAAGAACAATCCATGCTGCGCGACAGCGCGCGCGGCCTCATCAGCGACAAGGCGCCGGTGTCGCATCTGCGGCAACTGCGCGACGCCAAGGACGCTACGGGATTCTCCCGCGACCTCTGGAAGGCATTTGCCGAGATGGGCTTTGCCGGCCTGCTGGTGCCGGAGAATTTCGGCGGCAGCGGGCTCGGCTGCGTCGAGGCCGGCGTGGTGATGGAGGAAATCGGCCGCACCCTGATGCCGTCGCCGTTTCTGTCGACCGCGGTGCTGGCCGCTTCCGCGCTGTCGCGCGGCGGCAGCGAGGCGCAGAAGTCTCAGCATCTGCCGAAAATTTCCGACGGCTCGCTGCTGGCCGCGTTCGCGGTTGACGAAGGCGCCAAGCATCGCCCGCTGCAAATCAAGTTGCAGGCGGTGCGTTCCGGCAACGGGTTCAAGTTGAACGGCGCCAAGGCCTTCGTGGTCGATGGCCACACCGCCGATCTCTTGATCGTGGCGGCGCGCAGCGGCGGCGCCGTCGGCGAGCGCGACGGGCTGACGCTGTTCCTGGTCGATCCCAAGGCCAAGGGCATTGCGATCGAACGTACTGCGATGGTGGACTCGCATAATGCGGCGCGGATCGAATTCGCTGATGTCGAGGTCAACGCCGATCACGTGCTCGGCGAGGTCGATCAGGGCGGGGTGCTGCTGGAAGGCCTGCTCAATATCGGCCGTGGCGCGGTGGCGTCGGAAATGGTGGGCCTCAGCGAAGAAGTGTTCGGCCGCACCGTTACCTATCTGAAAGAGCGCAAGCAATTTGGCAAATTGATCGGCGAATTCCAGGCGCTGCAGCACCGCGCCGCCGAGCTCTATATCGATATCGAGATCACGCGCGCCGCGGTGTTGAAGGCGCTGCAGACGCTCGACGGCGATTTCGATCACGCCAGTGCTGCGGTCGCGGTCGCCAAGGCCCGCGCCGGCACGTCCGCGACGCGGGCGGTGCAGGAAGGCGTGCAGATGCATGGCGGCATGGGCATGACCGACCAGTTCGACATCGGCTTCTTCATGAAGCGCGCGCGGGTCTGCCAGGAATTGTTCGGGGACAGCAATTACCACGCCGATCAGTTGGCGCGGATGAAGAGCTATTGA